Below is a window of Camelina sativa cultivar DH55 chromosome 11, Cs, whole genome shotgun sequence DNA.
GGCAACTAATTTAGGCAAAGCAAAAGTCTTCTTGGACCAATCCTCCTTAGAGGCATCTTCTAGAACCCACAGCCCAATAATACCACtgattttcttttcaaagaagATAACAGCCAGCTTCCCCTCGTAGGTTGTCAACTTTGAAAAGCTACGAAAGTTGCTGCAAGGTCCTTTGATAAGATCAATCTtttcagacctaacatcaaaactCATGATTGCACACTCATTTAGTTTTGTGCCAGTAAAAGCCTgataatacaaaacaccattgaTGCAAAGTTGCTCACTTAAAGGAGAGTGAGGAGGAATAGTGCCTTGAAACATCCTCCAAGCAGAACTCCCACTACTTTCCAATGTCAAAACCATTATCTCCCCAGCTAAACCGCGTCTGTTTCTCAGCATAGGCATTCTTCTCACGATGCACAGCACTTTATAAACACTGTCGATGGGATCATAGCCTAAGTACTGGTTTGTGGCTCTCTTCCCTGCACTAACGCTGGGCAAGGTAACCGATCGTCTAGTGCAAGGATTATATATCACGAGGCTAGAAGGTGGTCCATAGCAAATCAGACCGTGGACAGAAGGAGCAATGGTCGTGCGCTGTCTGGTGTGACAAGTCACATGATAAGTGGCtggagaagcaaaagaagaagatgatgatagtaCTTCACGTGTACTTTTGAAGTGAACAGATGCAGAGGTTAACGAAAAAGAGCTCACTTTGAATACAAAGACGAGACTTTTGGGTCTTTTCAAAGACTCATTCACGAATAGTTTCATGAAATATGGACTGCGGATTATGGAACTCCAGAGCTTAGATACGGAGAGGAATCTGATTAGGGTTTTAACTGGAAATCGTTTGAGTATTTCCACCATCAAATCATCCGGAAGTGAGTTTACGCTTACCTTTgcaagcttcttcctctgtgtCTCCATGGTAGAGAGACGTAAACGATGAGAAATGCTTCCAGCAGCCAC
It encodes the following:
- the LOC104727472 gene encoding putative F-box protein At4g38870, producing the protein MKWLAFLPSQQKAKVAAGSISHRLRLSTMETQRKKLAKVSVNSLPDDLMVEILKRFPVKTLIRFLSVSKLWSSIIRSPYFMKLFVNESLKRPKSLVFVFKVSSFSLTSASVHFKSTREVLSSSSSFASPATYHVTCHTRQRTTIAPSVHGLICYGPPSSLVIYNPCTRRSVTLPSVSAGKRATNQYLGYDPIDSVYKVLCIVRRMPMLRNRRGLAGEIMVLTLESSGSSAWRMFQGTIPPHSPLSEQLCINGVLYYQAFTGTKLNECAIMSFDVRSEKIDLIKGPCSNFRSFSKLTTYEGKLAVIFFEKKISGIIGLWVLEDASKEDWSKKTFALPKLVASKTNPISDRFYEFRTTDADTGEIIFTPTLLHSSVPSVLYYDLKKDSMRTFEVEGRRTEQYIRCHSDSVSSAQVENLMFL